The following coding sequences lie in one Chthonomonadales bacterium genomic window:
- a CDS encoding ABC transporter ATP-binding protein yields the protein MAANELEGRPAPRRMSEGEVQRRLLAYLAPHRRIILAGLACAAGVAGITALLNWAVKLTITAMTGANVGRLNLVCLVVVGVFVIKGLLSYGQTYFLSLAAQRVTARLRDEVFSHLHSLSLSFFNRRRTGAILSTLTNDIPVIQTATMSIRDIVSAPLAIVFCLALLFYLSWMLTLAAIFLVPLMGLVISRIGKRIRHITEQVQARLADITTILEETVAGVRIIKSFATESHEIGRFSAENEQTLRAVIRGVRKSAQLRPIIEFLGAFGIALVLFLGGNEVVLNARRVSQGLPPISNMDLGGLAMFVLLLQQLARAVSDLGGINNTRQQALAAAERIFTDVLDQTSDVQERPRAATMPPIEGHVVFERVSFSYDEGEPVLREVSFEVKPGEVVALVGHSGAGKSTLVDLIPRFYDVTAGAIRIDGLDVRDVTLESLRHHIGIVPQETWLFAGTLRANIAYGNRDATDEEVRDAAYAANAYFIEGMSARFGTVVGERGVRLSGGERQRIAIARAILKNPRLLILDEATSSLDASSEALVQEALDVLMRGRTTIVIAHRLSTVLGADRILVMDQGRIVEAGTHTELLAAGGLYARLYERQFRVEAQE from the coding sequence ATGGCGGCGAACGAACTCGAAGGGCGGCCGGCCCCGCGGCGCATGAGCGAGGGCGAGGTGCAGCGCAGGCTGCTCGCCTACCTCGCTCCGCACCGCCGCATCATTCTGGCGGGCCTCGCCTGCGCCGCGGGAGTGGCGGGGATCACGGCACTGCTCAACTGGGCGGTGAAGCTCACCATCACGGCGATGACGGGCGCCAACGTCGGACGGCTGAATCTCGTCTGTCTGGTCGTCGTGGGCGTGTTCGTCATCAAGGGCCTCCTGAGCTACGGCCAGACCTACTTTCTCTCACTCGCCGCCCAACGGGTGACGGCACGCCTGCGCGACGAGGTGTTCTCCCATCTGCACTCGCTGTCGCTCTCGTTCTTCAATCGGCGGCGCACGGGGGCGATCCTCTCCACGCTGACCAACGACATCCCGGTGATCCAGACGGCCACGATGTCGATACGGGACATCGTCTCCGCCCCGCTTGCCATCGTGTTCTGCCTGGCGCTGCTCTTCTACCTGAGCTGGATGCTCACGCTGGCGGCCATCTTCCTCGTACCGCTGATGGGCCTGGTCATCTCGCGGATCGGCAAGCGGATTCGGCATATCACCGAGCAGGTGCAGGCCAGGCTGGCCGACATCACCACGATTCTGGAGGAGACCGTCGCGGGCGTTCGCATCATCAAGTCCTTCGCCACCGAGAGCCACGAGATCGGCCGGTTCAGCGCGGAGAACGAGCAGACCCTCAGGGCGGTCATCCGCGGCGTAAGGAAAAGCGCGCAACTGAGGCCCATCATCGAGTTCCTCGGCGCCTTCGGCATCGCCCTGGTCCTGTTCCTTGGCGGCAACGAGGTTGTCCTGAACGCCCGGCGCGTCAGCCAGGGGCTGCCGCCGATCAGCAACATGGACCTTGGCGGGCTCGCGATGTTCGTGCTCCTCCTCCAGCAACTCGCGCGCGCGGTCAGCGACCTGGGCGGCATCAACAACACGCGCCAGCAGGCGCTGGCGGCCGCGGAGCGAATCTTCACCGACGTGCTCGACCAGACGAGCGATGTTCAGGAGCGCCCGCGCGCCGCCACGATGCCCCCGATCGAGGGGCACGTGGTGTTTGAGCGCGTGAGCTTCTCCTACGACGAGGGCGAGCCCGTTCTGCGCGAGGTCTCCTTCGAGGTCAAGCCCGGCGAGGTCGTTGCCCTGGTCGGCCACAGCGGCGCCGGGAAGAGCACGCTGGTTGACCTGATCCCGCGATTCTACGACGTCACGGCGGGCGCCATCCGCATCGACGGCCTCGACGTTCGCGACGTAACGCTGGAGAGCCTGCGCCACCACATCGGCATCGTCCCGCAGGAGACGTGGCTGTTCGCCGGCACGCTCCGCGCGAACATTGCCTACGGGAACCGCGACGCCACGGACGAGGAGGTGCGCGACGCGGCCTACGCCGCCAACGCCTACTTCATCGAGGGCATGTCCGCCAGGTTCGGCACCGTCGTCGGCGAGCGCGGCGTGCGACTCTCTGGCGGCGAGCGCCAGCGCATCGCGATCGCCCGCGCTATCCTCAAGAACCCGCGACTGCTGATCCTGGACGAGGCGACCTCCTCGCTGGACGCCAGCTCCGAGGCCCTGGTGCAGGAGGCGCTCGACGTGCTGATGCGCGGCCGTACCACCATCGTGATCGCCCACCGGCTCTCGACCGTCTTGGGCGCGGATCGCATCCTGGTGATGGACCAAGGGCGCATCGTCGAAGCCGGCACGCACACGGAGCTGCTGGCCGCCGGCGGGCTCTACGCCCGGCTCTACGAGCGGCAGTTCCGCGTGGAGGCTCAGGAGTAG
- the fabZ gene encoding 3-hydroxyacyl-ACP dehydratase FabZ has translation MLDIERIRAYLPHRYPMLLVDRILEIEPGKRALGLKNVTINEEFFNGHFPGQAMMPGVLILEAMAQVGGVLMLSLPNHSSKVPVLAGMESVRFRKPVVPGDTLVTEVELVFFRKTFGKVRLTGRVDGEVVASGEMTFGLLDRRTDSVRDAAEG, from the coding sequence ATGCTCGACATTGAACGGATCCGCGCCTATCTTCCCCATCGCTACCCCATGCTCCTCGTCGACCGGATTCTGGAGATCGAGCCGGGCAAGCGCGCGTTGGGCCTCAAGAACGTCACGATCAACGAGGAGTTCTTCAACGGCCACTTCCCCGGGCAGGCGATGATGCCCGGCGTGCTGATCCTCGAGGCGATGGCCCAGGTCGGTGGCGTGCTCATGCTGTCACTACCGAACCATAGCTCCAAGGTACCGGTGCTCGCCGGCATGGAGAGCGTTCGATTTCGCAAGCCGGTGGTACCGGGTGACACGCTGGTGACCGAGGTGGAACTGGTCTTCTTCCGGAAGACCTTCGGCAAGGTCCGTCTCACCGGCCGGGTGGACGGGGAGGTGGTCGCCTCCGGCGAGATGACTTTCGGGCTCCTGGACCGCCGTACCGACAGCGTTCGGGACGCCGCGGAGGGGTAA
- the lpxC gene encoding UDP-3-O-[3-hydroxymyristoyl] N-acetylglucosamine deacetylase: MTGARRDGQGWPRRQTTLSGTAAVRGIGIHTGEECEVQIAPTGPDTGIVFERSGRQIPAHTDNVTSTARCTTLGREGAAVATVEHLLSAMFGLCIDNALVSVTGPELPALDGSAMPWVEALAGVGTVELGRDAVVIRLAEPVAVRRGDSWLVAAPADALTVVCVTDFEHPLLGLESVVYAHRAGAFPAEVAPARTFGFAAEVEALLASGLARGGSLDNALVIYDDRFSADLRLPTECARHKVLDLLGDISLAGGRLAAAITAVKPGHQANVALAARIAAAGSRD, translated from the coding sequence GTGACCGGGGCGAGGAGAGACGGCCAGGGGTGGCCCCGCCGGCAGACGACGCTCTCGGGCACCGCCGCGGTCCGCGGGATCGGCATCCATACCGGGGAGGAGTGCGAGGTCCAGATAGCGCCCACCGGGCCGGACACCGGCATAGTGTTCGAGCGCTCGGGTCGCCAGATCCCGGCGCACACTGACAACGTCACCTCGACCGCCCGTTGTACGACGCTGGGCCGCGAGGGCGCCGCGGTGGCGACGGTGGAGCATTTGCTGAGCGCGATGTTCGGCCTATGCATCGACAACGCGCTCGTGAGCGTGACCGGGCCCGAGCTTCCGGCCCTCGACGGCAGCGCCATGCCCTGGGTGGAAGCGCTGGCCGGCGTCGGCACGGTCGAGTTGGGCCGGGACGCCGTCGTCATCCGACTGGCTGAGCCTGTCGCCGTTCGCCGCGGCGACTCCTGGCTCGTGGCGGCCCCGGCGGACGCCCTGACCGTCGTGTGCGTCACCGACTTCGAGCACCCACTGCTCGGGCTGGAGAGCGTGGTCTACGCGCACCGGGCAGGCGCCTTCCCGGCCGAGGTCGCGCCGGCCCGCACGTTCGGCTTCGCCGCGGAGGTGGAGGCGCTGCTTGCCTCCGGCCTGGCGCGGGGCGGCAGCCTGGACAACGCCCTCGTGATCTACGACGACCGCTTCTCGGCCGACCTGCGGCTCCCGACCGAGTGTGCGCGCCACAAGGTGCTCGACCTGCTGGGCGACATTTCGCTGGCGGGCGGGCGCCTCGCCGCGGCGATCACGGCGGTGAAGCCCGGTCACCAGGCCAACGTGGCGCTCGCGGCCCGCATCGCGGCGGCCGGCTCGCGAGACTGA
- a CDS encoding lysophospholipid acyltransferase family protein, whose protein sequence is MAEGPNAPESPPRGPPSPRPPRKPAVIGLIVWALARFIGLTLRVRYIGRERMEEAARKGCILVTWHGRTLIAANTLRGRGFWALISLSRDGEIQNHIFRRFGFQTIRGSTGRGGVRAALQLARAVQEGGVLAFTPDGPRGPTHRVQEGTIFLAQRSGKPIVPIGCSARPRKLMGSWDSYMVPLPFARAEVVFGPPIAVPAELTEEGRRAAAEQVERALNDCERQAEEALGFDYAAPRPTNPVP, encoded by the coding sequence TTGGCAGAGGGACCGAACGCACCGGAGTCGCCGCCCCGCGGCCCGCCGAGCCCGCGCCCGCCGCGCAAGCCCGCCGTCATCGGCCTCATCGTGTGGGCGCTCGCCCGCTTCATCGGGCTGACGCTGCGCGTGCGCTACATCGGCCGCGAGAGGATGGAGGAGGCGGCGCGCAAGGGCTGCATCCTGGTCACCTGGCACGGACGCACTCTGATCGCCGCGAACACCTTGCGCGGGCGCGGCTTCTGGGCGCTCATATCGCTCTCCCGCGACGGCGAGATCCAGAACCACATCTTCCGCCGGTTCGGCTTCCAGACGATCCGCGGCTCCACCGGACGGGGTGGTGTGCGCGCGGCCCTGCAACTCGCGCGCGCCGTGCAGGAAGGCGGGGTGCTCGCCTTCACTCCCGACGGCCCGCGCGGCCCCACGCACCGCGTTCAGGAGGGCACGATCTTCCTGGCGCAGCGCTCGGGCAAGCCAATCGTTCCGATCGGGTGCAGCGCGCGGCCGCGCAAGCTAATGGGATCATGGGACAGCTACATGGTTCCCCTGCCGTTCGCGCGCGCCGAGGTGGTGTTTGGGCCGCCGATCGCCGTGCCGGCCGAGCTCACCGAGGAGGGCAGGCGCGCCGCGGCCGAGCAGGTGGAGCGCGCGCTCAACGACTGCGAGCGGCAGGCTGAAGAGGCCCTCGGCTTCGACTATGCGGCTCCACGGCCGACGAATCCGGTACCATGA
- the lpxD gene encoding UDP-3-O-(3-hydroxymyristoyl)glucosamine N-acyltransferase: MFQAATHSTPQESAEERAITLGELAERVQGLLQGDGTARIRGVASIEEAESGDIVFAENQRFLARAERSRASAIVAFLEATTPDKPLIKVDDPRNAFARILEWFTPPLNAPVGVHPTAVLGANVELGADVSIGPHVVVGDRARIGRASVLLAGGFLGDDSVLGERCVLHPNVTVYAGVTLGDRVTLHAGAVIGADGFGYTRIGDRFVKVPQIGTVEIGDDVEIGANSTIDRAKTGATAVGARTKIDNLVHIAHNVKVGLDCVITAQVGVAGSSRIGSRVILAGQAGVKDHVTVEDGAIVMAQAGVFGDIAAGSMVSGCPARPHRNRLRQDAAAANLPEYVKRIRALERQNAILGKRLAEIEVALAHALAGMRREETR, encoded by the coding sequence ATGTTCCAAGCAGCGACGCATTCCACTCCCCAGGAGAGCGCCGAGGAGCGCGCGATCACGCTCGGCGAGCTCGCGGAGCGCGTGCAGGGGCTCCTCCAGGGTGACGGGACCGCGCGCATCCGCGGCGTGGCCAGCATCGAGGAGGCGGAGTCCGGCGACATCGTCTTCGCCGAGAACCAGCGCTTCCTCGCCCGGGCCGAGCGCTCGCGCGCTTCGGCGATCGTCGCCTTCCTCGAGGCGACCACCCCCGACAAGCCACTGATCAAGGTGGATGATCCGCGCAACGCGTTCGCACGGATCCTCGAGTGGTTCACCCCGCCACTGAACGCACCGGTGGGCGTTCACCCGACCGCTGTTCTGGGCGCGAACGTGGAGCTTGGCGCGGACGTCTCGATCGGGCCACACGTCGTGGTCGGCGACCGCGCCCGCATCGGCCGTGCGAGCGTACTGCTCGCCGGCGGCTTCCTGGGCGACGACAGCGTGCTTGGGGAACGCTGCGTGCTGCACCCCAACGTCACGGTCTATGCCGGCGTCACGCTCGGCGACCGCGTCACCTTGCACGCCGGCGCCGTCATCGGCGCAGACGGGTTCGGCTACACGCGTATCGGCGATCGGTTCGTTAAGGTGCCGCAGATCGGGACGGTCGAGATCGGCGACGACGTTGAGATCGGAGCCAACAGCACCATCGACCGAGCCAAAACGGGCGCCACGGCCGTCGGAGCCCGCACAAAGATCGACAACCTCGTCCACATCGCCCACAACGTAAAGGTTGGCCTCGACTGCGTCATCACCGCGCAGGTGGGCGTTGCCGGCAGCTCGCGGATCGGCAGTCGCGTGATCCTGGCCGGCCAGGCGGGGGTCAAGGACCACGTGACGGTCGAGGACGGCGCCATCGTGATGGCTCAGGCCGGTGTGTTCGGCGACATCGCCGCCGGCTCGATGGTCTCCGGTTGCCCGGCCCGCCCGCACCGCAACCGCTTGCGGCAGGACGCCGCCGCCGCCAACCTCCCCGAGTACGTCAAACGTATCCGCGCCCTGGAGCGCCAGAACGCGATACTCGGCAAGCGCCTCGCCGAGATCGAGGTCGCCCTGGCGCACGCGCTGGCCGGTATGCGGCGCGAGGAGACTCGGTGA
- a CDS encoding 3-deoxy-D-manno-octulosonic acid transferase has translation MHVIPFAYNLVLLLLSPALALLLARRLLAGKSREGWSERLGCAPGSIEPKRGRRVWVHVASVGEFMAATPVLKAYRERRPDDQIVVSVITPGGHEVASAQKGKLVSEVFYCPFDAPFAVRRAMRRVRPDLFVVLETELWPNLLHQARRSGARVLLVNARISDRSLGRYRRLRPLFRWVLANFHALLAQSERDAFRLVEIGAPPERVRVLGNAKFDQAPDPLAPAAARALRAELRMAEAAPILVVGSTRSADEEALVLDAYREAARVVAGLALIHAPRHVERAEEVMGLMRERDLEPVRRTALAAATGPVRHLVLDTFGELERVYALADVAYLGNSLLPPGGGQNLLQALAQGKPALYGPYMANFRDIAALAESAGVGFRVADAGELARRIVEMVSDAAGREGLASRAREMVRTHRGAAGRYADVMAGEEGGTPC, from the coding sequence ATGCATGTGATCCCCTTCGCCTACAACCTCGTACTGCTGCTCCTCTCGCCGGCACTGGCCTTGCTGCTCGCGCGCCGCCTCCTCGCGGGCAAGTCGCGCGAGGGCTGGTCCGAACGGCTCGGCTGCGCGCCGGGCTCGATCGAACCAAAGCGGGGCCGCCGCGTCTGGGTGCACGTCGCATCCGTCGGCGAGTTCATGGCCGCGACGCCGGTGCTCAAGGCTTACCGCGAGCGCCGGCCGGACGATCAGATCGTCGTCAGCGTCATCACGCCGGGCGGCCACGAGGTTGCCAGCGCGCAGAAGGGGAAGCTGGTCTCCGAGGTCTTCTACTGCCCGTTCGACGCGCCGTTCGCGGTCCGCCGGGCCATGCGCCGCGTGCGGCCCGACCTCTTCGTGGTCCTGGAGACGGAGCTCTGGCCCAACCTGCTGCACCAGGCACGCCGGAGCGGCGCGCGCGTGCTGCTCGTCAACGCCCGGATCTCCGACCGCAGCCTTGGCCGCTACCGCAGGCTGCGCCCACTGTTCCGGTGGGTGCTTGCCAACTTCCACGCGCTTCTGGCGCAGAGCGAGCGCGACGCGTTCCGGTTGGTGGAGATCGGCGCGCCGCCCGAGCGCGTGCGCGTCCTGGGCAACGCCAAGTTCGATCAGGCGCCCGACCCGCTCGCTCCGGCTGCGGCGCGCGCGCTCCGCGCGGAGCTTCGCATGGCGGAGGCGGCGCCGATTCTGGTGGTCGGCAGCACGCGCTCCGCGGACGAGGAGGCGCTCGTGCTGGACGCCTACCGCGAAGCCGCCCGCGTCGTGGCCGGCCTCGCGCTCATCCACGCGCCGCGCCATGTGGAGCGCGCCGAGGAGGTGATGGGGCTGATGCGCGAGCGAGACCTTGAGCCGGTGCGCCGCACGGCGCTTGCCGCGGCGACCGGCCCGGTGCGACACCTGGTGCTGGACACGTTCGGTGAGCTCGAGCGCGTCTACGCCCTGGCCGACGTCGCGTACCTGGGCAACAGCCTGCTCCCGCCCGGCGGCGGCCAGAACCTTCTGCAGGCGCTGGCGCAGGGCAAGCCCGCGTTGTACGGGCCGTACATGGCCAACTTCCGGGACATCGCGGCGCTGGCCGAGTCCGCTGGCGTCGGCTTCCGCGTGGCGGACGCCGGCGAGCTCGCGCGCCGCATCGTCGAGATGGTGAGCGACGCCGCTGGACGCGAGGGGTTGGCGTCTCGGGCACGCGAGATGGTCCGGACGCACCGCGGCGCCGCCGGCCGGTACGCCGACGTGATGGCCGGCGAGGAGGGTGGCACCCCATGCTGA
- the lpxA gene encoding acyl-ACP--UDP-N-acetylglucosamine O-acyltransferase: MARSIHPTAVIDEGAYLADNVTVGPFCTVGEDVQIGEGTRLESHIVVLPGTRIGKNCTMWSGAVLGGPPQDHKYKGEKSLLILGDNNILRECVTLHRSVGEGVATRIGNDNMFMAYAHVGHNCEIGNGNTISSYVGLSGHVLLEDNIVIGGMVGVHQYCRIGKLAMVGGVSKINQDVPPFMLADGVTARVLDLNKIGLRRYGVPPSVRSTLRQAYKLLYRSDLNLSQAMERIEEELESSEELDYLLAFMRGTQSGFGGRGNERPRG; the protein is encoded by the coding sequence ATGGCGAGGAGCATCCATCCCACCGCCGTCATCGATGAGGGCGCCTACCTGGCCGACAACGTCACGGTCGGGCCGTTCTGCACGGTGGGCGAGGACGTGCAGATCGGCGAGGGCACGCGCCTGGAGTCGCACATCGTGGTGCTGCCGGGCACGCGGATCGGCAAGAACTGCACCATGTGGTCGGGCGCGGTGCTTGGCGGCCCGCCGCAGGACCACAAGTACAAGGGCGAAAAGAGCCTCCTCATCCTCGGCGACAACAACATTCTGCGTGAGTGCGTCACACTGCACCGCTCGGTAGGCGAGGGCGTAGCCACGCGAATAGGCAACGACAACATGTTCATGGCCTACGCGCATGTCGGGCACAACTGCGAAATCGGCAACGGCAACACGATCTCCAGCTACGTCGGGCTCTCCGGCCACGTGCTGCTGGAGGACAACATCGTCATCGGGGGCATGGTGGGCGTCCACCAGTACTGCCGGATCGGCAAGCTGGCGATGGTTGGCGGCGTCTCCAAGATCAACCAGGATGTTCCGCCTTTCATGCTGGCGGACGGCGTCACCGCGCGCGTGCTCGACCTCAACAAGATCGGCTTGCGGCGCTACGGCGTGCCGCCCAGCGTGCGCAGCACGCTGCGACAGGCCTACAAGCTCCTCTATCGCTCCGACCTGAACCTCTCGCAGGCGATGGAGCGCATCGAGGAGGAGTTGGAGTCGTCGGAGGAGCTCGACTACCTGCTCGCCTTCATGCGCGGCACACAGAGCGGTTTCGGCGGGCGGGGCAACGAGAGGCCGCGGGGCTAG